The following are from one region of the Etheostoma spectabile isolate EspeVRDwgs_2016 chromosome 2, UIUC_Espe_1.0, whole genome shotgun sequence genome:
- the cryba1l2 gene encoding beta-crystallin A1, which translates to MDRFTRTHMTSPMYFPGMGTAPFFKVTVFEREGFQGRCLEFTSECCNVHDCGLDNVRSIRVESGAWVGFQHHDFQGQQFILERGEYPNWDAYSGSLSYHNERFMSFRPIYCASHESSRMVIFERENFTGRCTELCDDYPSLQAMGWFRPEVGSMHVQCGAFVCYEYPGYRGQQYIMECERHSGDYQHWRNWGSHCQTPKIQSIRRIRH; encoded by the exons ATGGATAGATTTACTAGAACCCACATGACCTCCCCCATGTACTTCCCTGGCATGGGTACGGCCCCCTTCTTTAAG GTGACTGTGTTTGAGCGGGAGGGTTTCCAGGGCAGGTGTCTGGAGTTCACCTCCGAGTGCTGCAACGTCCACGACTGCGGCCTGGACAACGTCCGCTCCATCCGAGTGGAGAGTGGAGC TTGGGTGGGCTTCCAGCACCATGACTTCCAGGGCCAGCAGTTCATCCTGGAGAGGGGCGAGTACCCAAACTGGGACGCCTACAGTGGCTCCCTGTCCTACCACAACGAACGCTTCATGTCCTTCCGCCCCATCTACTGCGCT TCTCACGAGAGCAGCCGCATGGTGATCTTTGAGCGAGAGAACTTCACGGGTCGCTGCACCGAGCTGTGCGACGACTACCCCTCCCTGCAGGCCATGGGCTGGTTCAGGCCTGAGGTGGGATCCATGCACGTGCAGTGTGGAGC CTTTGTGTGCTATGAGTACCCGGGTTACAGAGGCCAGCAGTACATCATGGAGTGTGAGAGACACAGCGGAGACTACCAGCACTGGAGGAACTGGGGCTCCCACTGCCAGACTCCCAAGATCCAGTCCATCAGACGCATCAGGCACTGA